One genomic window of Numida meleagris isolate 19003 breed g44 Domestic line chromosome 1, NumMel1.0, whole genome shotgun sequence includes the following:
- the RELT gene encoding tumor necrosis factor receptor superfamily member 19L: MRWWLLTILGVLSSPRMGTAACELLRCPPGEEPIGACSTARSCRPCPPGSSSAGDAPCTCMHGFYSPDGNREPQGRCLPCSAAPRGTLGCAGWRRARSVVAPQGPSGTNGTREVRPEEAAAAQSAVLAIVPVFCAMGLLGILVCNLLKKKGYHCTAHKEHEHGANTSGPSSIYQIEDANEDTIGVLVRLITEKKENAAALEELLKEHQSTQPAPAGCKPAYKLHLLPQFPPSCCHQQHLHTVHGPAPPSDPPCTRCSQRKWPQVLPSTATKATRPTGEITILSIGRFRVSRIPEQKPGVGGDPLPTSTRPSWLKSTDSRPEGSPYAARFGDSTLAM, translated from the exons ATGCGCTGGTGGCTCCTTACCATCCTGGGG GTGCTGAGCAGCCCCCGCATGGGGACCGCTGCCTGTGAGCTGCTGCGATGCCCACCCGGAGAGGAACCCATTGGG GCGTGCAGCACGGCGCGGAGCTGCCGCCCCTGTCCCCCCGGCTCATCCTCTGCAGGGGATGCACCGTGCACCTGCATGCACGG GTTTTACAGCCCCGATGGCAATAGGGAGCCCCAGGGCCGGTGCTTGCCCTGCTCCGCTGCACCCCGTGGTACCCTGGGGTGCGCAG GCTGGCGGCGAGCCCGGAGCGTGGTGGCACCTCAGGGACCATCGGGGACCAATGGGACACGGGAGGTTCGGccggaggaggcggcggcggcacAGTCAGCCGTGTTGGCCATCGTGCCCGTGTTCTGTGCCATGGGATTGCTGGGCATCCTGGTGTGTAACCTGCTGAAGAAGAAGGGCTACCACTGCACCGCACACAAGGAGCATGAGCACGGTGCCAACACCAGCG GTCCCAGCTCCATCTACCAGATTGAGGATGCCAACGAGGACACCATCGGGGTCCTGGTGCGCCTCATCACGgagaagaaag AAAATGCCGCGgcgctggaggagctgctgaaggaacATCAGAGCACACAGCCAGCACCAGCGGGCTGCAAACCTGCCTACAA GCTGCAcctcctgcctcagtttcccccctcctgctgccaccagcagcacctgcacaCAGTGCACGGCCCAGCTCCCCCTTCGGACCCCCCCTGCACCCGCTGCAGCCAAAGGAAGTGGCCCCAGGTGCTGCCATCCACAGCCACCAAAGCCACCAGACCCACCGGTGAGATCACCATCCTCTCCATTGGAAG ATTTCGGGTGTCCCGGATCCCCGAGCAGAAGCCTGGCGTtggaggtgatcctctccccACCAGCACGAGGCCGTCATGGCTGAAAAGCACTGACAGCCGCCCCGAG GGTAGCCCCTACGCAGCTCGGTTTGGGGACAGCACCCTCGCCATGTGA